The region AATTCAAAATAACGTGGTCGAACGCATATTGAATAATTCTATACAGATACCTTATTTTAATAGGTCTTAGGGTAAAGCCTCTCACATAATTGTGGTAGGCTTATTTTTTTGTAAAAAAATTTGAAATTATATGTAAATCTAGTTGTATATATGTAAATCTAGTTGTATATATGTAAATCTAGTTGTATAATAAATATATAAAGTTAAGGGAGGTGGTTAAGTTGAAAGGTAGGCATCAAAAAGAGCCAGATAAAGATTCAATCATGTTACTACTGACGATAGTCAACACGATAATAGCAATCCTTACATGGCTCGGAATAAAAAGATAAGGTCGAGGGGCATAGCCCCTTTTTCCTGTATTCATTTTATCACAAGGAGGATACTGAAATGAAGAAAGAAACTAAGCAAAACTTAGCAATTATGTTTTTGGTTGTAGCATTGGTATTTTGGATAATGTCCTTTTTGAAAGTGTGGTTCTAAATGAAGATATTAAAAAAATACTTTGAAGAAAATAACTTAACAGCCTATAGAGTTGGCAAGGATAATGAAATGCCAAATCAAACAATTCGTAAACAATTAGAAAACAATGGACTAGATAGGTTATCGTGGAAAGTTTTAAAAGCAATCGCTAACTCATTAAATAAATCTGTTGGCGAAGTTGCTGATGAATTAATCAAATTAGAAAACAAAAACACTACTTCAAAATAGAGGTAGTATTTTTTAACTATTATTTAGATTAAAGAGTCAAAGGGTAAAATAGACGTATAAACTCTATAGCACCATCGTAGCACCATTCGTTTTATTTCATATAATATTCTCAATATATTCTATAAAAACAAAAGTGGCTTAACATCAACGTTCATAAGATGTTAGCCACTTTTATAGTTTTCTCGTAATGTTCTTAGAACCTTCTATAAAGGAGAGTACAGGATTTGAACCTGCGCGCCGGTATTAGCCGGTTCGCCGGATTTCGAGTCCGGTGCATTACCACTCTGCCAACTCTCCATAACAAATTAAAGTATACAAAAAAAGAAAATATATTGCAAGATGTTCCGTGTAGTAGAGATGAAATAGCACATTATTTATGGAATTTGAAAACCAAATGAGCACAATAAAAAAGTAAAATCTTTTTAAAAAATTGAACATACTTGACAGATGTGTATATTTATAAGCTTATTTGATTGTAAATTTTACTCTTACATAGTAGTATATTATAGTGCTAGATTGGCTCGAAGGCGGGTGATAATAATGGCAAGATCAATTCCCGAAGAGGTTGTGGAACAGGTTCGTAATTCCGTGGACATTGTCGATGTAGTGAGTAGACACGTGCAACTTAAAAAAATGGGAAAGAACCTTTTTGGTATTTGCCCTTTTCACGAAGAACGAACTCCTTCCTTTTCGGTTTCGGAAGATAAACAAATTTTTCACTGTTTTAGTTGTGGGAGAGGAGGAAATGTTTTTCGATTTTTGATGGATTTGGAAAATCTGAGTTTTCCAGAATCTGTTCAGAAGGTTGCGGAGTTTACTAACATGCAACTTGATCAGTCGTATTTTAGTAAATCTCAAGTTGAGCAGTATTCTAGCCAACAAAGTGAACAGATCACTCTATATAAGGAAGCTGCGAATTTATATACACATATTTTAAAAAATACTAGGCTTGGAGAAGATGCTCTTAACTATTTAAATGAGCGTGGAATCACGGAAGATGATATTAACGTTTTTCAAATGGGGTTCGCTCCGTCAGATAATCTTTTAGTGGAATATTGCAAAGAACATAATATTGATTATGAACAGATGCGAAAGTCTGGACTATTTGTGGAAAGTGATGCCGGGGAACTACATGATCGTTTTTTTAATCGTATTATGTTTCCAATTAAAAATCAGTTAGGAAATGTTGTAGCTTTTTCGGGCCGAGTTTTAGAAAAAAAAGAAAATCAGCCTAAATATTTAAACAGTCCTGAATCTGAAATTTTTAATAAAGGGCGCACTTTGTATAACTTCGATAGAGTTCGATCGCTAATTTCTCAAAAGCGTTCTATTATTTTGTTTGAAGGCTTTATGGATGTTATTGCTGCTAATCGAGCAGGTACAACAAATGGAATTGCTTCAATGGGTACGAGTTTGACATCAGATCAAGTTACAATGATGGCTCGAGTAGCAAAGGAAGTGGTTATTTGTTATGATGGCGATGATGCTGGTCAGAATGCCATTGCGCGTGCAATTCAATTAATTGAGCAGGAAAGTTCTTTAAAAATCAAGATTGTGTTTTTGCCAGATGGGCAAGATCCGGATGAATATGTTAAAAATAATGGTTCAAAAAACTTTGAACAGTTGATGTCAAGCAGTGGTGAAAGCAGTACGGCCTTCTATCTTAAGTATGACCGTCACGGCTTAAATTTAACTAATGAAAATGACCAGGTCGCATATATCAGACAATCAATTGAGCGTATTTCACGATTAAACGACTCAATTGAACAGGATATTTATTTAAAGCAGTTATCTGATGAATTTAGCATTGATATTGGTGATTTAAAGCAACAAATGAATCATGTCTATGCTGACCAAACAATTCGTCAGAACAATAGGGATCAAAGGAGTACGTTTGTTTCCGAGGGTGAGACAAGACTTACAAATGCAGTATCGACGCCCACAAAACCACTTAGTAAAGTGGAACGGGCAGAGAGGCTGCTGCTATATCGAGCTTTAAACGAACATGATGTTTGGATTAAATTGCAAGGTACCCCGGGTTTTTTCTTTCCGGACACAAACTTTCAAACGGTTTATGTTTTGGCGGGTGATTATTTAAACGCACATGCTGAATATGATGCAGCAAGTTTTATTGATTATTTGAAAAAGCCAGAATTTCAAAGGGTGATTGCAGACTTAGAGACAATTAATGTAAGTGATCTATCAAGCGGGACCGAAGTGGATGATTATATAAAAGTAATTAAAGATGATGCTCCACTTTCTAGTCAGATTGAGGCTACAACCAATGATTTGAATGAAGCGGTCCGATTAGGTAATCAAAAACTACAAGAAGAGTTAACGATTAGACTAGTAACGTTATTCCAGCAACAAAAGGTTCAAAATAGGGGAGGAAACTAGTATGGCTACCAAGAAAACTACAACTAAGAGTAAAAAAAAGAGTGAAGAAATTATCAATACACCAAAATTTAAGAAGGCTGTTGATAGTTTAATTAAAGTCCATAAAGCTGAGAAAACTATTCAATATGATGATCTCTCTGACGAAATTGTCAAACCATTCAGTTTATCTGATGAAGAAACTGATGATTTGATCCAAAAGGTTGAAGATGCCGGAATTAGTGTTGTTGACGAAAATGGTGATCCAAGTGAAAAAGCGTTAAAAACACAGGAAGTTACCAAAGAAGAGCTAGATGATACAAAAGCACCTGCAGGAGTTAAAATCAATGATCCGGTTCGTATGTATCTGAAAGAAATTGGACGAGTATCACTTTTAACTGCTGATGAAGAAGTAGAATTAGCCCTTCGAATTGAAAATGGTGATGAACGAGCAAAACAAGAGTTAGCCGAAGCAAACTTACGATTGGTTGTATCAATTGCTAAACGTTATGTTGGACGTGGAATGCAATTCCTTGACCTTATTCAGGAAGGTAATATGGGCTTAATGAAGGCTGTTGAAAAGTTTGATTATCGCAAGGGATTTAAGTTTTCAACGTACGCAACTTGGTGGATTAGACAAGCGATTACTCGCGCAATTGCGGATCAAGCTCGTACTATTCGAATCCCAGTTCATATGGTAGAAACCATTAACAAACTTATTCGAATTCAACGTCAGTTACTGCAAGATCTAGGCCGTGAACCAATGCCTGAAGAAATTGGGGCTGAAATGGATATGCAGACTGAAAAAGTTCGGGAGATTCTAAAGATTGCTCAAGAACCAGTCTCATTGGAAACGCCTATTGGTGAAGAGGACGATTCACATCTTGGTGATTTCATCGAAGATCAAGATGCGACTAGTCCTGCCGATCATGCTGCATATGAACTTCTTAAGGAACAATTGGAAGGTGTTTTAGAGACACTAACTGATCGTGAAGAAAATGTGCTCAGACTGAGATTCGGGTTGGATGATGGTCGTACAAGAACTCTTGAAGAAGTCGGCAAGGTGTTTGGCGTTACTCGCGAACGCATTCGTCAAATTGAGGCAAAAGCACTTCGTAAATTGCGCCATCCGTCTCGTTCAAAACAGTTAAAGGATTTCTTAGAGTAATTATTGATTAAGTCTCGAATTAAGTCACTAGACTAGAATCGAGGCTTTTTACATATGGCTTATAATTTAAAATACACATAATTTTGAGGAAATATTTTTATGAATGGAAAAAAT is a window of Pediococcus claussenii ATCC BAA-344 DNA encoding:
- the dnaG gene encoding DNA primase produces the protein MARSIPEEVVEQVRNSVDIVDVVSRHVQLKKMGKNLFGICPFHEERTPSFSVSEDKQIFHCFSCGRGGNVFRFLMDLENLSFPESVQKVAEFTNMQLDQSYFSKSQVEQYSSQQSEQITLYKEAANLYTHILKNTRLGEDALNYLNERGITEDDINVFQMGFAPSDNLLVEYCKEHNIDYEQMRKSGLFVESDAGELHDRFFNRIMFPIKNQLGNVVAFSGRVLEKKENQPKYLNSPESEIFNKGRTLYNFDRVRSLISQKRSIILFEGFMDVIAANRAGTTNGIASMGTSLTSDQVTMMARVAKEVVICYDGDDAGQNAIARAIQLIEQESSLKIKIVFLPDGQDPDEYVKNNGSKNFEQLMSSSGESSTAFYLKYDRHGLNLTNENDQVAYIRQSIERISRLNDSIEQDIYLKQLSDEFSIDIGDLKQQMNHVYADQTIRQNNRDQRSTFVSEGETRLTNAVSTPTKPLSKVERAERLLLYRALNEHDVWIKLQGTPGFFFPDTNFQTVYVLAGDYLNAHAEYDAASFIDYLKKPEFQRVIADLETINVSDLSSGTEVDDYIKVIKDDAPLSSQIEATTNDLNEAVRLGNQKLQEELTIRLVTLFQQQKVQNRGGN
- the rpoD gene encoding RNA polymerase sigma factor RpoD, which encodes MATKKTTTKSKKKSEEIINTPKFKKAVDSLIKVHKAEKTIQYDDLSDEIVKPFSLSDEETDDLIQKVEDAGISVVDENGDPSEKALKTQEVTKEELDDTKAPAGVKINDPVRMYLKEIGRVSLLTADEEVELALRIENGDERAKQELAEANLRLVVSIAKRYVGRGMQFLDLIQEGNMGLMKAVEKFDYRKGFKFSTYATWWIRQAITRAIADQARTIRIPVHMVETINKLIRIQRQLLQDLGREPMPEEIGAEMDMQTEKVREILKIAQEPVSLETPIGEEDDSHLGDFIEDQDATSPADHAAYELLKEQLEGVLETLTDREENVLRLRFGLDDGRTRTLEEVGKVFGVTRERIRQIEAKALRKLRHPSRSKQLKDFLE